In Magnolia sinica isolate HGM2019 chromosome 12, MsV1, whole genome shotgun sequence, a single genomic region encodes these proteins:
- the LOC131220546 gene encoding peroxidase 27-like: MASRLLLKFLLQGGVLLFILESANSQGLQVGFYKKTCPSVEAVVRKTTAKFIQKAPSLAAPLLRMHFHDCFVRGCDGSVLINSTATNQAEKSAIPNLSLLGFQVIDAVKAEVEKACPRIVSCADILALVARDVVNLIMGPTWEVPTGRRDGRISLASEALANLPPPFFNITELKASFQQKGLSVKDLVVLSGAHTIGISHCTSFANRIYNFTGKGDVDPSLDPNYVIRLRAICPEGNVTAFVEMDPGSSKIFDTHYYKVVAKRRGLFQSDAALLDDNETKIYIGLQINSYNPSFFCDFGVSMVKMGNISVLTGNAGEIRKNCAVIN, translated from the exons ATGGCTTCCAGGCTTCTCTTGAAGTTCCTACTCCAAGGGGGAGTTCTTCTTTTCATCCTAGAATCAGCGAATTCGCAAGGATTGCAAGTTGGTTTCTACAAGAAGACATGTCCGAGTGTGGAGGCTGTCGTTAGAAAAACGACGGCTAAGTTCATCCAGAAAGCGCCTTCCCTTGCAGCTCCTTTGTTAAGGATGCATTTCCACGATTGTTTTGTTAGG GGATGTGATGGTTCCGTGCTCATAAATTCGACTGCGACGAACCAGGCAGAGAAATCTGCAATCCCAAATCTATCCCTGCTAGGGTTCCAAGTGATCGATGCCGTCAAGGCTGAAGTGGAGAAAGCGTGTCCACGGATTGTTTCTTGTGCCGACATTTTAGCCCTAGTGGCTAGGGATGTAGTGAATTTG ATCATGGGACCAACTTGGGAAGTTCCGACGGGGCGAAGAGACGGACGGATTTCATTGGCCTCTGAGGCCTTGGCCAATCTACCCCCTCCATTCTTTAACATCACTGAACTGAAAGCTTCCTTTCAACAGAAAGGTCTATCTGTGAAGGACTTGGTAGTACTATCAG GCGCCCACACCATCGGCATCAGCCACTGCACGTCATTTGCGAACCGCATCTACAACTTCACTGGGAAGGGCGATGTGGACCCCTCATTGGATCCCAACTATGTAATCAGGCTACGGGCCATATGCCCGGAGGGGAATGTCACTGCCTTTGTAGAGATGGACCCAGGAAGCTCAAAAATATTCGACACACATTACTACAAGGTCGTGGCAAAAAGAAGAGGCCTCTTCCAGTCTGATGCCGCACTCCTTGACGATAATGAAACTAAAATCTACATTGGTCTCCAGATCAACTCTTACAATCCAAGCTTCTTCTGCGATTTTGGAGTGTCCATGGTGAAAATGGGCAACATCAGTGTCCTAACAGGCAATGCTGGTGAAATCAGGAAGAATTGTGCAGTGATCAACTGA